One window of the Thermodesulfomicrobium sp. WS genome contains the following:
- a CDS encoding NADH-quinone oxidoreductase subunit B family protein → MGFFKNLVETSRVKSPWIVHFDCGSCNGCDIEILACLTPLYDVERFGILNIGNPKHADILVVSGTVNHRNAKALRNVYDQMPEPRVVIAIGACGTSGGIFREAYNVVGGVDKVIPVDVYVPGCPAKPEAIIDGVVLALGKLKERRSTKDTDALAEELHKAREFYANREDRQVVE, encoded by the coding sequence ATGGGATTCTTCAAAAATTTGGTAGAAACCTCGCGCGTCAAGTCTCCGTGGATCGTGCATTTCGATTGCGGAAGCTGCAACGGTTGCGACATTGAAATTCTGGCGTGTCTGACTCCCCTCTATGATGTGGAGCGCTTTGGCATCCTCAACATTGGAAACCCCAAGCATGCGGACATCCTTGTGGTGTCAGGAACGGTCAATCATCGCAATGCCAAGGCCCTGCGCAATGTCTACGATCAGATGCCTGAGCCCCGGGTTGTGATCGCCATCGGCGCTTGCGGCACTTCCGGCGGTATTTTCCGCGAGGCCTACAATGTGGTTGGCGGCGTGGACAAGGTCATCCCGGTGGACGTGTACGTGCCGGGCTGTCCGGCCAAGCCGGAAGCCATCATCGATGGCGTGGTCCTGGCCCTGGGGAAGCTCAAAGAGCGCCGCAGCACCAAGGATACCGACGCCTTGGCCGAGGAGCTGCACAAGGCTCGGGAATTCTATGCAAACCGTGAAGACCGTCAGGTGGTGGAGTAA
- a CDS encoding NADH-quinone oxidoreductase subunit C has protein sequence MALETKNIAKNQLLAEVKSLKAQGYRFVTMSCVDLGDGFDLLYHFDRDLQMTHLRITVLKGDTVPSISGIYFAALCIENETKDHFGISFDGLVLDFGGHFYLEEEVKRYPFCKVSVQESQAPKEGN, from the coding sequence ATGGCCTTGGAAACCAAGAATATCGCGAAAAACCAGCTTCTTGCTGAAGTGAAATCCCTCAAGGCGCAAGGGTACCGTTTCGTCACCATGAGTTGCGTGGATTTGGGAGACGGCTTCGATCTCCTGTATCATTTCGACCGCGATCTGCAGATGACGCATCTGCGCATCACGGTGCTCAAAGGCGATACGGTGCCGAGCATTTCGGGAATTTATTTTGCGGCCCTATGCATTGAAAACGAAACCAAGGACCATTTTGGGATCTCCTTCGATGGTCTGGTGCTGGATTTTGGCGGTCATTTCTATCTGGAAGAGGAAGTCAAGCGCTATCCCTTCTGCAAGGTGTCCGTACAGGAATCCCAAGCTCCCAAGGAGGGCAACTGA
- a CDS encoding nickel-dependent hydrogenase large subunit, protein MMSTIIPFGPQHPVLPEPLHLKITLKDEIVTEAIPMLGYVHRGLETLVSLKDMDQMVQVVERVCGICSCIHAHTYCMCVEGLLGIEVPQRAEFLRIIWSELHRMHSHLLWLGLLADAFGMESLFMHCWRIRERVMDVMEATAGNRVIISVNKVGGVRRDLSADQIRWIRQVIDELEAELDKIKPVLTNDYTVKKRTVGVGVLTKEQAYELGAVGPTLRGSGVAQDVRMTGYGAYKYVDFEPVVETDGDSWARTMVRFRELYQAIDIVRQLINKLPDGEISVKVKAAKPEGEIVCRSEQPRGELMYYVKGNGSKFLERVRIRTPTFANVPPLLAMLPGIEMADVPVVALSIDPCISCTER, encoded by the coding sequence CTGATGTCCACCATCATTCCTTTTGGACCGCAGCATCCGGTTCTGCCGGAACCGCTCCATCTCAAGATTACCCTGAAGGACGAGATCGTCACCGAGGCCATCCCCATGCTCGGCTACGTGCATCGGGGGCTGGAGACCTTGGTGTCTTTGAAAGACATGGACCAGATGGTGCAGGTGGTGGAGCGGGTATGCGGCATCTGCAGCTGCATCCATGCCCACACCTACTGCATGTGCGTGGAGGGCCTTTTGGGCATCGAGGTGCCCCAGCGCGCTGAATTCCTGCGCATCATCTGGTCGGAACTGCACCGCATGCATTCGCACCTCTTGTGGCTGGGCCTTTTGGCGGACGCCTTTGGCATGGAGAGCCTGTTCATGCATTGCTGGCGCATCCGCGAACGGGTCATGGACGTCATGGAGGCCACGGCGGGCAACCGCGTCATCATCTCGGTCAATAAGGTGGGTGGCGTGCGCCGCGACCTGTCGGCGGACCAGATCCGCTGGATCCGTCAGGTCATCGACGAGCTGGAAGCCGAGCTCGACAAGATCAAACCCGTGCTCACCAACGACTACACGGTGAAGAAACGCACCGTGGGCGTGGGCGTGCTCACCAAGGAGCAGGCTTACGAACTGGGTGCCGTGGGCCCCACGCTGCGCGGCTCGGGCGTTGCCCAGGACGTGCGCATGACCGGTTACGGGGCCTACAAGTACGTGGACTTCGAGCCGGTGGTGGAGACGGACGGCGACTCGTGGGCCCGTACGATGGTGCGCTTCCGGGAGCTCTACCAGGCCATCGACATCGTGCGCCAGCTCATCAACAAACTCCCGGACGGCGAGATCAGTGTGAAGGTCAAGGCCGCCAAGCCGGAAGGCGAGATCGTCTGCCGCTCGGAGCAGCCCCGCGGTGAGCTCATGTACTACGTCAAGGGAAATGGCTCCAAGTTCTTGGAGCGGGTGCGCATCCGCACCCCCACATTTGCCAATGTGCCGCCCCTTCTGGCCATGCTCCCGGGCATCGAGATGGCCGACGTGCCGGTGGTGGCTTTGTCTATCGACCCGTGCATCAGCTGCACGGAGCGCTAA
- a CDS encoding 4Fe-4S binding protein, giving the protein MFDMTRTIIENFFSKAHTRLYPFQTREPFPNVRGNLFNNIEECILCGMCQKKCPSQCITVDKDAKTWQVDPYACVYCGICVENCPVNCLYMESPYRKPTAEKVMNRMVQVKGPEKKKKTAEK; this is encoded by the coding sequence ATGTTCGACATGACACGAACCATCATTGAGAACTTTTTCTCCAAGGCGCATACACGGCTCTATCCCTTCCAGACCCGTGAGCCGTTTCCCAATGTGCGGGGAAATCTCTTCAACAATATCGAAGAGTGCATCCTCTGCGGCATGTGCCAGAAGAAATGTCCTTCCCAGTGCATCACAGTAGATAAAGACGCCAAAACCTGGCAGGTAGATCCATATGCCTGTGTGTACTGTGGGATTTGCGTGGAGAACTGTCCGGTCAATTGCCTCTATATGGAAAGCCCGTACCGTAAGCCTACAGCAGAGAAGGTCATGAACCGGATGGTGCAGGTGAAAGGTCCGGAGAAGAAAAAGAAGACAGCAGAAAAATAA